The window TAAAGTAGGAATATCACTATTGAAAATAATATGATAAACGTACCGAACAGCTGCGTTTCTTTTTGCTTCCCGACAAGCACGACATCATAAGATGCTAATGAAAGAAACATATCATCAGATATGTTATCAGAAGGGTTAACAATTGTTCTGGATGTGAACAAAATCTTCCATTTCAATTCAGATAGCTTGATAGCACCATAAGTTAGAGataaattaaaagttgaaattaggATCCAACTCCCTTCTTTGAGTTTCCCTTCAAAGGGCATGATCTGGTCCTTTTTGATAGTGGCAGCTATCTTGTCAccctatatttaatatataaatattagaaaatgtaaaaaatatatgagggggtacattataatatttttgattactaACCGCAGAATCTACTAAAAACATTTCAATGGTTTCTCCGATTTTGATATTGTAATGCCTCTACAGATACAAAATCTTGACTTGTATAAGCCAGTTGACTCTATAGGGCCTGAGTGACTTTAGAGGGGTAATCAGGAGAGGTGAGACTAACATTTTAGTTTGTAAAGCTATGGTTGtgtatgaaaatgtaattatagGTAAAATGAGTATGTTCTTATATAATGTTTACGATAGGGTATCAAATATTCACACCGATAATTAAGGTGGTATTGGTTTAATGATACGATAATATCAAAAGGAATAAAGATCTCTATAATAAAAGAGTTTAAGGTATATTCTAACTTTTGAGAGAATATCGGTTaccatatatattgtttaaatttaatgCTATTAAGGATATTAGATGGTAATCTTGTTTTTTACTCGTTTTTAAGAATATATGGTAACTATCATAGTcggtttaaatatttatagaaTTTATTTAATGATAGTATTTcttgataataataaattcacAAAGAATGCGGGATTTTTtatctaactaattttttaatggTAGATTTAGGATATTTGTGGAATTGACTTAATGGTAATTTCACACAGAATGCGGgattttatatagaaatatctCTAACAAATATGGTTACTGGTAGATGTGATAAGCACTAAAACCGTTTGGGAGACGAATATGGGCCGCATGGCCCAACGAAATAAGTAAACGAATAGGTTTTAAATCTACGGTTAGGATAGAGATGAATTGAACGGTCATGATTAGTTCTAAAGATCCGAGATAATAAAACGGGTCATACAGACccgcgtgtttatccgtttAGGGGGGTGGGAAATTTCGTTGTTACCCTTAATGAGAATCAATTTTTTGGTCATAACTCCAATGGCATAATcttgtaatttcttacaaaacaaaagtttattaGATAAATGactttacaaataataataggAATGTAGTAGAGATACTAAATTtcaatgtattattattattagtcatAAAAATATTAGTGTTTTAAGACATCTTGTAATCCAAATTATCAAGAATTTAAATCAGACCTAAATATTCGGTATAGACTATTTGGTTCTGCAAATATCAATTGGGTAATTAAAAAACTGGTTTGGTTCAAAACCGGAAACCGCGACGCCTGGAAaactctctctcacacacataGAGGTATCAATTGGGCCTAAAGCCCGCGGGCATGGCCCGTTAAGTATCATAGAGGATCGGGCTTGGGCCTTTAATTTCATGCCCAAAAATTGGCGAGTCTCGCGGACTCAACCCCTTTGGTTTGCGGGTCAAACGGATTTTGTCCGCTCATGACCGCGGGGGATGCGGATAGTCCGAAATTTCTTTTTGTCTCCTTCCACCAAGTTTCAGTTTTACTCGATTTCTAAATGAATCTGATGAATCTTAAGTTATCGTGAGTAAAGGTCTATGCGAACTTGTCAAGGAATGACGCAAATTGCTATTGGAAGTGAAGACCGGTCACCGGCGCTAGCTGAAGAAATGCCGACATGTATGTGACTATGtgagataagttttttttgtctttgtctctctctctctctttctcttaattGCAGAGGAGCTCCATGATGCTTCCCATAAGTGGTTTGTCAACAATTGGTTGCTTGttgttttatgtaaatttttctttctgCAGGGGAGTAGTTTTGGAACCTCCTTGTCCAAAGAACGTTGATGGGATTAGTATTGATCCTGAGCCTAACTGGAATTTCCATAGCTTAGTATCTGCGTTCGAGTATGTTGAAAAGAAGCTCAATGCCTTTTCAAAGTTTCCCCAGCCAATTACTAACACAACCTGGCGATATATATCTATCTCTTTTTCCATTTATGATTAGTTCATTCTAGAGTTCTGCATTGATTTGGGATTGATAACAGCGTACTTAGAAATATCTATTTTCATTGACTTAGCTATAATTTAGAAGTATAGATTGTTTCTGATgttctttgataaaaaaaaaattatttctgaTGTTGATTGGCCTGTTAAAAGGATGGGAAggagtgatgatgaagatgaagaaagtgaagaagaagaagaagaagaagaagaagaagaagaagaagaagaagaagaagaacctctGAATTTTGTTTGGGAATGTTTACAGAGaatcttgtttgtttctctgATTTGCTCTCTAGTAGAGAAATATAACCACAGTGGAATCTAACGAGGAGCGAAGATATGCGTTGACAAGGCTAAGAATTTGTATCCGAACCTTGATTGGTTTGAAGTTAACTTTGTTACGAGGTTCGTATCTCCTTCTTTTATGTTGGTGATTTTGGGTTCCTATCTTAGTTTGATCGATGAATGGAATTGTACATATGTGGGAAAAGAGTTAACAATCTTAGAAGGATTTTGTTGGATAAATAAACGCTTATAATTGAGGTTTGAGTATAGATAGATCGAAGCAGGCTAAGATTAACTTCCTAGTTGTTCTGCTTAGTAATCATACATACTCATGTCTTTTTAGTTTGAATGATCGGTTGTATGTTTCTTACATTGAATGAGTTTCATGTTCAAGAAGCAATTGTTCTTCTGTTAAAGCCACAGAGAGAAAGACATCCTCGTATcgtaatatatacatatattttcagTATATGTCTTTCTACTCTCGCTATGGCGCCCATTGAGCTAACTCTCAGATTCATTGCAGGTTGTGCTTTCATCTTGGGAGTCAGTCGTTGAGTTGCAGCCAAGACTAGATGAGATATCGAAATGCCCTTGTGAAGGAATGACGGTGACTGCCGCTGCTTCTCCAGGTTCTACATTTGATTTCTGTAGCCGCTACTTTGCCCCTAGATTTGGGATCAATGAGGTAATTATACCAATACAGTCTTCAGATTAAAGAGCGAGTGATCGaaacagcaaaagaaaacatgacctagctcttttttcttttttacttaaaaagGACCCTAGCTATGAACAAGTGTGATTTCTTGGCCTACcaggttctctctctttctctcttctccacaGGCTTTTGAGACCACTTTCCAAAGATTtggttattttaaaattgtgtgtTAGGcttcatatatacaaatacaattgTTCTTCTGTTATTCAAACTTGTTTGCAGCACCAAAGAATAATAGAAGATTCAGAAAGAATGAAGCACCAACCGTAATTTCTCCAAAGCAATAtaagagaagattcagaaaggCAAAACAATGACTACTTACTTCCTCATGGTCATTGTACAGGAAGTAAGTAGTCTGGTCTAGGAAGTAAGTAGTTAGAGCTCTAGTTAGAACATTACTACTTACTCAtggtctctcttctcttctctaaatTCAGTGTCAGAGCTCTAGTTAGACCAGATGCTACCGAAGAAGCTGACTCTGTCGGCGATGGGGCTTTGCCTTTTCCTAACCACGTTTCTGTCCAAATCCCCTTCGGCAATAGAGAGgtaattttattcataaaagcTTTGAACTTTGGATTCGGAGATGATTTGTATGATAGACTTGGTGTGGTTATAATGAGCATGTTTTGCGCCTAGGATTTGAGTCTCCCTTATCTTTTATAGTAGTAGAGAGAAGCTTCAagcaattttatttattaaagcTGTAgtcttttgctttgaactttGGTTTTGGgagatgatttgttttgtaaagtgaTAGACTTGGTTTAATTGGTGTGGTTAATGAGCATGTTTTGCGCCTAGGATTTGAGTTCCTTATCTTCTATAGTAGAGAGAAGCTTTAAGGATGTATGTCCTGACCTTTGTTAGTTTCTTTACTATCCAGATTTTAGTAGAGACTGGTCTTATGGGGAGACAGGCAAGCTCTGCTGTAACGGTGACAGATGGAGAAACTGTAAGTgtgcttcttcgtcttcgaaTTTAGCGTGTCTATTTACTTGTTTATTCTCTAACTTAGTCTGTTATATGAGGTAGCTGTGATGGGTGTTTCACATCTAATTTTTACTAATGTTCACTTTTTCATTGTAGATTGTCTACACAACCGTTTGTCTTGCTGATGTTCCCATCAGATTTTGCTTCCCCTTTATGTTCACTATCAGGAGCGTTTCTCAGCTGTAGGTCGAACTAGGTACACGTTTTTTCAATCCTTTGCTATTTTGGAGCCTCTTGCTACAAGAAAACTAGATCATAGCCTAAATGATGATGGAACTTTTTATGGTACAGTGGTGGATTTTTCAAGCGAGAAGGGAGAACCAAAGATCATGAGGTACTTACTTATGCTAAACAATGTTGTTGGGTTACTTTtatttctccatctttcttaACATGTTCTAAACATTTGATGTTTATGCAGGTTCTGATTTGTAGGTTGATCGATAGACCTATACGCCCCACTATGCCCAAAGGTTTCTACAATGAAACTCAGATATTATCCTGGGTAAGGTCCTTCTCCATGGATTTCTTTGTAGGCCttctttttaaaactattgaAGTACTTTTTGGATGGGGTTGTTTGGGAAGTTAGGATTGTCTCTTTTGATGTCTTCCTCATCTGTTGGTCTTTACTCATGTTATCTGTTTTGCCTCTCTTTGGTTGAAACAGAATACCTTTTGACATGCGCTTTCTTTTGTCTCTGTAAGATGGCATTTGTTGTGTTGTGTGCCTACTACTATTGTACTTTTTTCATGAAATGACTTGCATCTTTATAATTACTTAAACATGTATATGATGATTGTATTCGTTTCCTTGATTCAGGTTTTGAGCTACGATGGATTCCACGCACCTGATGCTTTAGCTGTTACATCTGCTGGAATTGCTGTGTATGTAGGGTCATCTAGTTTCCGTTCTCATATGAGTGAAGTTTTTTGTATCTTGGGGACGTTGACATGGTTTTGTACTGAATGAATACCGCAGAGCTCTTTCAGAAGTACCAAATGCAAAAGCGGTTGCAGGAGTTCGGGTTGGTCTTATTGGAGGCGAATTTATCGTCAATCCAACCGTGAAGGAGATGGAAGAATCACAACTAGATTTGTTTCTATCTGGAACAGACACTGCAATTTTAACAATAGAGGTGCCAACTCTAATCTTTACCTGAGTTTGCAACATTTGCACATTTCATCTTGTTCTGCTTTATCTTGACTCAGCCCTTGCTCATTGCAAAATCTGGGATTGTAGGGATACAGTAATTTCTTCCTGAGGAGATGCTGCTCCAAGCTGTTAAACTTGGACAGGTATTTCGATTTTTCAATTGTGGTTATGACAATTTTGAAAGATCTAGATTAGGTACTGAATGTGTgacattttttcaaatttttaccaGGAAGCTGTACAGGCTACATGCATTGCTATTGAAGCTTTAGCAAAGAAACATGGAAAGACCAAAATGCTTGACGCTATTAGATTACCACCTCCTGAGCTATACAAGCATGTGAAAGGATATATGTCGGACCCTCTTTGGTATCTGCTGCACTAAACTCTCATCTTCCAGTCTGTAGCAAAAATCTACTGCAACAGTTTTAGCTAAATCATTCATGAGATCGTGCATTGTAAACCTTTTCTTAGAGTCCACTGACTGGAGAAAAGATCTAGCAACTAAATCATCGAGGTACTTGTTACCAATGTCTTCCAATCTTTGGTTGCTCCCGATCCCGGGTTGGTATAAGAGGTCAACTGCCATCCATAGAAGCACCAAGTTCTTCCTATCAACCTCGTAACCCGTTGGGAATATGGAGCAGAATGCAAAACATCGCTTAAGGTGACAAGGGAGAGAATCATAGCTCCGCCTTAGAACTTCAAGGACATCGGTAGTGTAGTGTAAGAAATTGCTTGATACAACTTCCCATTCACTGAGATCTGGCTTGGATTGGAGATGAGTTGCGATAAATGTTGCTGCTAATGGCAAGCCCTTACATTGTTCTGCGATCTCTTTGCCAactctttcttgttcttggtcTATAGAGCTTACATTGATCTGTTGGAAATgctaaagagagaagaggaaatgTTCTCTGCAATAAAGGAAAGACAGTTGAAGGTAGCTTACCTTGGTGTTAGTTCTTTTAAGTTTAAGCTGATTCACATTTTATTTGCTTCTACCACATTTTTTTACAAGTTCATTTTGTATGTTTATAGATTGATTAAAGGGAATTTGGCGAGATATGCCACTTTcctcaaaaaaattgttaagaaTGCCACTTTTCCATTTTCTTATGAAGAATGCCATTTTCGATTAAAGGGAGAGATGTAAGATGACGAAAGTAACTTTAGCTTTAGCAATAGATAATTCTCTGGGCGCGAGAATGGAAAGCGAAAAACATTTGAAGTTTTTCTCGCTATTAATGGCGATTGGACATGCATTAATGGCAGCGCCGTTTGGTCAATCGGTTGTTTATGGGCTAAAAAAAGGATTAATTAAAGTTAATGAAGGCTTTGGGTGTGGGTAAGAAAAAACAGATCTGAAGAAAGAGATTCTCGACGAAGGAAGAGTAAATTGTGGTGGTCGAAGTGGAGGTATGTCTCTACATTTAATACAATGAAACATGTACTTTGACATTGCATTTATTTTGGTCTGCGAGAGAATGTTCTTGGTAGGAGACAATGTTGGTGTGAGTCTTAAATGTGTTAAATGTTGATGATGCAGATGGACGGGAGGACATGCCTACTTGTGGGTGAGTGGTCATGTACTGAAATGGGGGTGTGGAAGTTTGTTGTCCGTCATGGGCAAATGGCCAGATTTTTGTCTATCGGGAGGGAGACAACTTTGGACGTGGTGAAGGAGAAGATAGTAGAGCTGTTGGGGTTAAAACCTGAAGAAAGCAATATAGAGTTAAGCTTCTGGCACCCAGGAGAAACAATGCGTTCACACAAGGTAAGATGCCCCCTGTTTCAGTAGGTAGTGAAGTTGAGTTTGAGCAGTTTAAAGCAAAGAATGAAGAGGGTGAGGGCCTGTATTTGTACGTTTTGTTAGACAAAGCTAAGGGGATGTATTTAGGAGGAGGACAAAATAGGTTGTCCATGGAAGAAGAGAACAATATTGGGGTTGATACTGATGAAGGACAACATGAAATGTCTATCAAGTGTGGACAAAAAAACAGTAGAGAACAATATTGTCTTCAGGGCCCGAAGATAGTCTGTCAATCGGGGGTAAACATAACGAAAAGCCGAACATTTTGTCCATTTTACATGAGCAGAGCAATGTGCATGGAATTATGAGGCTTGCTGGGGAAGGTGTAAATTTGGACGATGAGGAAGACGAAGTTTTTATAGAGTATTTGAGGAATGTTGAAGAAGGCCACCGACTACAGAAGGTACGAGAGAAGGGGTGCGAGATGATGGTCCACTTAGGTGGGAAGAATGTGAAGAGGAAAGGATTGGAAAAGCATGGTCATCCTAGAAAAAAGATGAAGGTCAGCTCTATTACAACAGTTGATAGTGTAATCGGAGGAGAGGGGGAGGGTGGATCAGAGAGGGTAGACGATGAGCCAGATAATGTTGGGTTTGATCCTGATGAAGGACAACATGAAATGTCTATCATGTGTGGACAAAAAACAGTAGAGAACATGGTGTCTACA is drawn from Camelina sativa cultivar DH55 chromosome 1, Cs, whole genome shotgun sequence and contains these coding sequences:
- the LOC104783760 gene encoding polyribonucleotide nucleotidyltransferase 1, chloroplastic-like, producing MPKGFYNETQILSWVLSYDGFHAPDALAVTSAGIAVALSEVPNAKAVAGVRVGLIGGEFIVNPTVKEMEESQLDLFLSGTDTAILTIEGYSNFFLRRCCSKLLNLDRKLYRLHALLLKL